A window of the Leishmania infantum JPCM5 genome chromosome 18 genome harbors these coding sequences:
- a CDS encoding putative chaperone DNAJ protein yields the protein MEGRPHYEVLCIANFSSAEEVRLAYKSLVLKYHPDKNLGDPTAAERFRAVCRAYEVLSNEETKRKYDLALRAALFEYGPRASGKTGGHGGANPYSMKAPSMSDIYRELYQRQAARASTRNRTSSAPPQSGKASTSQYTKAQQEHFRKRERERQQELRRQRERERKEQRDREREALRREQERQEELLQQRWRLQQQQQKVYPTRGSTRITSTAGAASLSTGTTSDPAAHIDDVNGVSPRMRRGSPRATTEGVRSGIESHAPNTVLLGTPARLTMLARNGVATTPRTFRAYSPLSLSPRPAAKPRCAEAGAPGEPPSSSAWREEETMDAEAVEGGLSTGWYTPLNALVNSGDLEEGAAHYSSCAGSPVGAEEQAMAQSAGVNRAFRTGSAPLLRPASGVARASGVDARSAASAQPSTRNTHTTSEDCSEDGTAAGCGDDGHRTPSSYRPATRITTVNRVAMPSASSTATTPRHWGTPRSFTNFHAAAAASPVSLAASPRGQPITPRCSSSAQMTANGRSHSSSAGAASTEARASQSLHKSSSINGATSRSDPVRASFLHRVLPMPSLADKDKEVLDKKRRERLAKEKERQRSVRLAEEERQFRRLARAAKHQRENAAAISAAAAAAKAEVEEPLSFEKELGYLVHDEASEREQLIEREEQLAWRRLHRQQAKVIQAVLVRRRLAALTTEEMAWRNGLLQVCWVERDRSFLCFYERLDRLYLEGREGRDRRQLVGREAADRYHVRRASQRRSSMATEEASQRRQLSGSAVQAVLGQGVPATEAVDCASSPAAEAKARRSPFPSVYDDAAQLEHRCDAGARLAGNQPWHQQQSEYQQQHPAEWLPPAALAAQTTSALDAKRGRARSAVSTTAVTDISTTGHLESFLSATGTLEAAPAMADRLSGGSAFARASAQASPHASPKKRSSLDSSSSTDCPAVAVTTSANGETKMLLAGAERRLLMLVSDESRQRSLLVKQQQQEEMALRRRRAMALHCVFAKEKENAVKHAQRCALVEITALRAQLRTLQRQTRRSSSPRSMEGGSSAAAASAASGSPANSVSWKMESSAVSRHGSPLPMLPRPTSEAAAAACASSPDTARALSVASILTAAAALSGWTALPDSDGEED from the coding sequence ATGGAGGGAAGGCCCCATTACGAGGTCCTGTGCATTGCCAACTTCAGCTCTgccgaggaggtgcgccTTGCATACAAGTCGCTCGTCCTCAAGTACCACCCCGACAAGAACTTGGGCGACCCAACAGCGGCGGAGCGCTTCCGCGCAGTGTGCCGCGCTTACGAAGTGCTTTCGAATGAAGAAACGAAACGCAAGTACGACCTCGCACTGCGCGCTGCCCTATTCGAGTATGGCCCGCGCGCTAGTGGCAAAACCGGCGGCCATGGAGGTGCCAATCCGTACTCCATGAAGGCCCCCTCTATGTCGGATATTTACAGAGAACTGTACCAGCGACAAGCCGCGCGGGCTAGCACACGCAACCGcacctcgtcggcgccgccgcaaagTGGCAAGGCATCTACCTCGCAGTACACcaaggcgcagcaggagcactTTCgcaagcgagagagggagcggcaacaggagctgcgccgtcagagggagagggagaggaaggagcagcgcgatcgagagcgggaggcgctgcgcagggAGCAAGAGCGGCAAGAagagctgcttcagcagcggtggcgcctgcagcagcagcaacagaagGTGTACCCCACGCGCGGATCAACACGCATCACAAGCACAGCTGGTGCTGCATCACTGTCGACTGGCACAACTAGCGACCCCGCAGCCCACATCGACGACGTTAACGGCGTCTCGCCTCGCATGCGACGTGGATCCCCACGCGCGACGACGGAGGGGGTGCGTAGCGGCATTGAAAGCCATGCGCCGAACACGGTGCTCCTTggcacgccggcgcggctgACAATGTTGGCCCGCAATGGCGTCGCTACCACACCGCGAACGTTCCGGGCGTACTCGCCATTATCTCTGTCGCCACGGCCGGCCGCCAAGCCTCGTTGTGCCGAGGCCGGCGCGCCTGGTgagccgccgtcgtcatccgcgtggcgggaggaggagacaatggacgcggaggcggtggagggtggGCTGTCGACAGGCTGGTACACGCCCCTCAACGCACTCGTGAACAGCGGCGACctggaggagggagcggcCCActacagcagctgcgccggctcaCCCGTTGGtgctgaggagcaggcgatGGCGCAGTCGGCGGGCGTAAATCGGGCCTTCCGCACGGGGAGTGCACCGCTTTTGCGACCTGCGTCTGGCGTTGCACGCGCCAGTGGCGTAGATGCACGgtcggcggcgtctgctCAGCCGAGCACCcgcaacacgcacaccacgTCTGAGGACTGTAGCGAAGATGGCACTGCGGCTGGCTGCGGAGACGACGGTCACCGGACGCCGTCCTCGTACCGTCCGGCGACGCGCATCACGACGGTGAACCGAGTCGCGATGCCGTCCGCGTCTTCCACGGCCACAACACCACGCCACTGGGGAACACCTCGCAGCTTCACGAACTttcacgcagcagcggcagcgtcaccggTTTCCTtggccgcgtcgccgcgggGCCAGCCGATCACTCCGCGTTGTAGCAGCAGTGCGCAGATGACGGCAAACGGCCGCAGCCATAGCTCGTCTGCCGGAGCAGCATCGACTGAGGCCAGGGCAAGCCAATCCTTGCATAAGAGCAGCAGTATCAACGGCGccaccagccgcagcgaccCCGTGCGCGCCTCCTTCCTCCACCGAGTGCTCCCCATGCCGAGTCTAGCGGACAAGGACAAGGAGGTGCTAGACAAGAAGCGGCGAGAGCGActggcgaaggagaaggagaggcagCGATCAGTTCGACTcgctgaggaggagcgccAGTTTCGTCGACTCGCTCGCGCGGCAAAGCATCAGCGCGAgaacgctgccgccatctctgctgccgcggcagctgcgaagGCGGAGGTAGAGGAGCCGCTGTCCTTTGAGAAAGAGCTGGGGTACCTCGTGCATGACGAGGCGAGTGAGCGGGAGCAGCTGATCGAGCGAGAGGAACAGCTCGCGTGGCGCCGCCTACATCGCCAACAAGCGAAAGTGATTCAGGCTGTCTTggtgcgacgccgcctcgccgcgctcACGACGGAGGAGATGGCGTGGCGCAACGGTTTGCTGCAAGTGTGCTGGGTAGAGCGCGACCGCTCCTTCTTGTGCTTCTACGAGCGACTCGACCGCCTGTACCTCGAGGGCCGCGAGGGGCGTGATAGGCGTCAGCTGGTTGGCCGCGAGGCAGCTGACAGATACCATGTACGTCGGGCCTCACAgcggcgctcctccatgGCAACTGAGgaggcgtcgcagcggcgccagctcTCCGGTAGCGCCGTGCAGGCGGTTCTTGGCCAGGGCGTGCCAGCCACAGAGGCGGTGGATTGCGCGTCCTCCcccgccgcggaggcgaaaGCTCGCCGCAGCCCTTTCCCCAGCGTTTACGATGATGCTGCTCAGCTCGAGCATCGGTGTGATGCCGGTGCGAGGCTCGCGGGGAACCAACCGTGGCACCAGCAACAGTCGGAataccagcagcagcacccggcCGAGTGGCTGCCCCCCGCGGCACTCGCTGCTCAGACCACTAGCGCACTGGACGCGAAGAGAGGCCGCGCCAGGAGCGCTgtcagcaccaccgccgtgaCGGATATCTCTACGACTGGGCATCTGGAATCTTTCCTTTCGGCGACCGgcacgctggaggcggcgcccgcGATGGCGGACAGGCTGTCGGGCGGTAGTGCCTTTGCAAGGGCATCTGCGCAAGCGAGCCCGCACGCATCCCCCAAGAAACGCAGCTCGTTGGACTCGTCGAGCAGCACAGATTGccctgccgtcgccgtcaccacctccgccaaTGGCGAGACAAAGATGTTACTGGCTGGTGCGGAGCGGCGCCTGCTGATGCTCGTCAGCGACGAGTCTCGCCAACGCAGTCTGCttgtgaagcagcagcaacaagaggagatggcgctgcgtcgtcggcgcgccATGGCCCTACATTGTGTCTTTGccaaggagaaggagaatGCTGtcaagcacgcgcagcgtTGTGCGCTGGTGGAGATAACCGCGCTCagggcgcagctgcgcacgttGCAGCGGCAAACGAGACGCTCCTCGTCTCCACGCAGTATGGAGGGCGGTTcctctgccgcggccgccagcgccgcttccgGTTCCCCTGCCAATTCCGTATCGTGGAAGATGGAGTCCTCGGCAGTGTCGCGCCACGGCTCGCCACTGCCTATGCTGCCTCGGCCCACCtccgaagccgccgccgcagcgtgtGCATCATCGCCCGAcacggcgcgtgcgcttTCGGTTGCGAGTATcctcacagccgcagcggcgctgagcgGCTGGACGGCATTGCCGGACTCAGATGGGGAGGAGGATTAG